One Ignavibacteriales bacterium genomic region harbors:
- a CDS encoding EamA family transporter: protein MMWFLVAMISALLSAFAAITQKKVLFNLGALEFSFLLSLVNFIFSIPFFFFIDYSTINSINLSILFVKSIIGVAAFLCVMISLKNLEISNALPLLALTPGLVAFFAFIFLSESLKSIEVLGLLFLIAGTFILESKNIKEILSPSQLFKKSKYHKFIILALFLFTASSILDKVLLIKLNLSPVSITAFQHIFFALLFSITFLVFKRKEEVSSVNVKKDQLGWIALISVLTIGYRYTQIAAVSLASVALVLAIKRTSVFWATVIGGKLFNDKDLVKRSIAAVLIIIGTILILRE, encoded by the coding sequence ATGATGTGGTTTTTAGTTGCAATGATTTCCGCTTTACTTTCAGCATTTGCGGCGATCACCCAAAAAAAAGTGTTGTTTAATCTTGGTGCTTTAGAGTTTTCATTTTTACTATCGCTGGTAAATTTTATTTTCTCTATACCTTTTTTCTTTTTTATTGATTACTCAACTATTAACTCGATAAATCTTTCTATACTTTTTGTAAAATCGATAATTGGGGTTGCAGCATTCTTGTGTGTAATGATTTCATTAAAAAATTTAGAAATTAGTAATGCACTTCCATTGCTTGCACTAACACCCGGACTGGTAGCTTTTTTTGCTTTTATATTTCTTAGTGAATCATTAAAAAGCATTGAGGTATTAGGACTTCTATTTTTGATTGCTGGAACTTTTATCCTTGAAAGTAAAAACATTAAGGAAATTCTAAGCCCTTCTCAGCTCTTCAAAAAATCGAAGTATCATAAATTCATTATCCTGGCATTATTTCTTTTTACTGCATCTTCAATTTTAGATAAAGTATTGCTGATCAAATTAAATCTTTCTCCAGTTTCGATTACTGCTTTTCAACACATATTCTTTGCTTTACTCTTTTCAATAACATTTTTAGTTTTCAAAAGGAAAGAAGAAGTTTCTTCTGTTAATGTTAAGAAAGATCAATTAGGTTGGATAGCATTAATATCAGTTTTAACTATTGGATATCGCTATACACAAATTGCTGCAGTTAGTCTTGCCTCAGTTGCCTTAGTTCTTGCCATAAAACGAACATCTGTTTTTTGGGCGACTGTTATTGGTGGAAAATTATTTAATGACAAAGATCTTGTGAAACGAAGTATTGCCGCAGTATTAATTATTATTGGAACAATTCTTATTCTCAGAGAATAG
- a CDS encoding TonB-dependent receptor, producing MKSIICLITLFSVQFITLAQTHNLKLIVLNSENNLPITDANLELSGNYFGTTNNSGQFVFENIPNGNYKLKVSHISYKTFESNISNYADTTITIQLIPGNIKLGEVVVTSGKYEQNIQLLPYSVSVVDQKEIQNSSSVTISELLNRESGISLVRDGIWGTEVSIRGLSRANVATLIDGNRIETSTDLSARLSMFDLNDVERIEVIKGSASSLYGSGATGGAINIISKSGSYSDRLMLNGNYSLGYNSVNNYISNGINLLASGNEWIAKLSGSFRKASNTKTPSGELSNSQFEDNSFNVLIQLKPFEDQEIKFNYQQFYAYDVGIPGGAPLFPNNAKVSYPEELRRLLSAEYKINNLNRSLVKLSAKYFHQFISRDVENIPGIVQYAPAGNGQPFRRLTVLKISPGADHNTDGFQTQADFKFSSHYIIAGIDFWKRNYDGLRTRDQKIEILNAIDSSVVKTIYKTTYEKPLPDADFSSAGIYLQDEMNLLKYLYLTIGGRYDFISLSNSETLNPLYETNDGVVNNTPAGQKVIWNAESANNKSYVFNLGLLYSLNDNSNISLNAARSFRSPSLEERYQYIDLGSVIRVGDPNLKPEQGYFFDFGFRLFPDNFNLTASVFFNSLTDLVTEISGTYESRSALIKTNIGEALLYGFEYSIYFKLLNKFNFYNTLSYVRGLNKKDDQDLPQISPLNSILGFEYSPFNCLNVDLYAALFAEQNKVAPGEIATPGYATFNLKLNFASIELGNIKTGVVVGVENIFDKEYRNHLSTNRGLIVSEPGRNIFVRVNLTF from the coding sequence ATGAAATCAATAATCTGTTTAATTACATTATTTTCAGTTCAATTCATAACTTTAGCACAAACGCACAATCTTAAACTAATTGTATTAAACTCAGAAAATAATTTACCCATTACTGATGCAAATTTAGAATTATCAGGAAATTATTTTGGTACAACGAATAATTCAGGACAATTCGTTTTTGAAAATATTCCTAACGGAAATTATAAACTAAAAGTATCACATATAAGTTATAAAACTTTTGAAAGTAATATCTCCAATTATGCTGATACAACAATAACGATTCAACTTATACCGGGCAATATAAAACTTGGCGAAGTAGTAGTAACATCAGGTAAGTATGAACAAAATATTCAATTGTTGCCATATTCTGTCTCTGTAGTGGATCAGAAGGAAATACAAAATAGTTCATCAGTTACGATTTCAGAGCTGTTAAATAGAGAATCAGGTATTTCACTTGTAAGAGATGGTATTTGGGGAACTGAAGTTAGCATTCGAGGATTAAGTCGCGCAAACGTTGCTACTTTAATAGATGGAAATAGAATTGAAACTTCAACAGATTTGAGTGCACGTTTATCAATGTTTGATTTAAATGATGTTGAAAGAATCGAAGTAATTAAAGGTTCGGCATCATCTTTATACGGCTCAGGTGCCACAGGTGGAGCGATAAATATTATCTCAAAATCAGGAAGTTACAGCGATCGATTGATGTTAAATGGAAATTACTCTTTGGGATACAACTCTGTAAATAATTATATCTCAAACGGAATAAATTTATTAGCATCCGGTAATGAATGGATAGCAAAGTTAAGTGGTTCTTTTAGAAAAGCTAGTAATACAAAAACACCGTCCGGAGAATTAAGCAATAGTCAATTTGAAGATAATAGTTTCAATGTATTAATTCAGTTAAAACCTTTTGAGGATCAAGAAATAAAATTCAATTACCAGCAATTTTACGCATATGACGTTGGAATTCCCGGTGGCGCACCTTTATTTCCAAATAATGCAAAAGTTAGCTATCCGGAAGAACTTAGAAGATTGTTAAGTGCAGAATATAAAATAAATAATCTTAACCGTTCATTAGTCAAGTTATCAGCAAAGTATTTTCATCAGTTTATTTCAAGAGATGTTGAAAATATTCCAGGCATTGTTCAATATGCTCCTGCTGGTAATGGTCAGCCCTTTCGTCGTCTAACTGTTTTAAAGATTAGTCCGGGCGCAGATCATAATACGGATGGTTTTCAAACACAGGCGGATTTTAAGTTTTCAAGTCACTACATAATTGCCGGAATTGATTTTTGGAAAAGAAATTATGATGGACTAAGAACTCGCGATCAAAAAATTGAAATTCTGAATGCTATTGATTCATCAGTTGTTAAGACTATCTATAAAACAACTTACGAAAAACCTTTGCCAGATGCTGACTTTAGCAGTGCGGGAATATATCTACAAGATGAGATGAATTTACTGAAATATCTTTATTTGACTATTGGGGGTCGTTATGATTTTATTTCGTTAAGTAATTCAGAAACTCTCAATCCTTTATATGAAACTAATGATGGTGTTGTTAATAATACGCCTGCTGGACAAAAAGTAATTTGGAATGCCGAATCAGCAAATAATAAATCTTATGTATTCAATCTTGGCTTGCTTTACTCATTAAACGATAACTCTAATATTAGCCTTAATGCTGCTCGTTCATTCCGTTCTCCATCTTTGGAAGAAAGATACCAATACATTGATTTGGGAAGTGTAATACGAGTTGGTGATCCAAATTTAAAACCAGAACAAGGCTATTTCTTTGATTTTGGCTTTAGATTGTTCCCTGATAATTTTAATCTTACTGCAAGTGTTTTTTTTAATTCGCTAACCGATCTTGTCACGGAAATTTCCGGAACTTATGAAAGTAGAAGTGCCTTAATTAAAACAAATATTGGCGAGGCACTTTTATATGGTTTTGAGTATTCAATCTATTTTAAATTATTAAATAAGTTCAATTTCTATAATACTTTATCATATGTGCGTGGATTAAATAAGAAAGATGATCAAGATTTACCGCAAATATCTCCTTTAAATTCAATTTTAGGATTTGAGTATTCTCCGTTTAATTGCTTGAATGTAGATTTATACGCTGCACTTTTTGCTGAGCAAAACAAAGTAGCACCTGGTGAAATTGCAACACCCGGGTATGCAACATTCAACTTAAAATTAAATTTTGCGAGCATTGAACTTGGAAACATTAAAACCGGTGTTGTTGTTGGTGTGGAAAATATTTTCGATAAAGAATATAGAAATCATCTTTCAACTAATAGAGGTTTAATAGTTAGTGAGCCTGGAAGAAATATTTTTGTACGAGTTAATCTTACTTTTTAA
- a CDS encoding response regulator, whose product MKFFLKIISLVLIVASFQYTQNEIFKSFTAEDGLSSSDINCLLQDKSGFIWIGTDNGLNRYDGAEFKIFRNKQKNLNSISDNSIWSLCEDRNGNIWIGTKGGTLNKYSPKSELFEQINLDENKLSENSVTTILEDENGFIWIGTYSQGLYRYDPKSGEIKNWKYGPGLMNILSNNYITSLLQDVDGFIWISTYNGLNKINPKKLSDGFQVFTSNELNPNSISNNLVWRINQSIFDKNILWIGTANGLCKFDIKNQRFSRFPITAKVPLQFSNSYASITEQKINDKNILWAATYGGLFRIDLNNNISEQFVTDKKNSNGLLGNQIDELLVDNSGVLWIATDKGLNYHSLKTQKFNSIFTSNINSAAYQELLSSDVKAIISEKKDEYYLAASEGLFQLKLANQKPELRKYDALNNLNLWSLEKGENSDLWIGTYGNGLIHFDLTTKKLEFIKIESPTFKTSAFNYIKSLHINKNGFLWIGFWGGGLASLNTTSGEYKIWIKDEDVKNSLSFNDVWALHEDKLGRLWIGTNGGGLNLFIPKNGGEFIYWKSSPEKSNTLINNSILSISEIDSKISSETILLLGTENGLSKVIINNENDDKYNPNLIFDNFPETDLLTDIPINGLLQDEKGYLWLAGNSGLMRFDPQTKATTKFGSADGLASNIFNSGSFYKSQKGLMLFGSAKGPLIFNPSEIGLSNYQPKIIFTDFLLLNQSVIPGNNSPIKTSIAFAKEINLSYDQNVVTLKFASTDYNASEQIQFLYKLEGFDKDWVTAGVNRSATYTNLNPGSYTFKVKGTNSDGIWSNQEAELYIEISPPMWKTNWAYLLYIILIFIGLYVIRTFEMSRTKLRNELRVKDLEAKKIREIEIMKSRFFANLSHEFRTPLMLIKGPVEQLLSGRIVNQKEQIKLIQRNSEQLQHLIDQLLELSQLEAASIPLKAKKGNLVSIVRGISFSFSSLAENKNITLKFHSVKDEIITWIDSDKIEKILNNILSNAFKFTPDNGTINIEIVNTSIDNLDYTTVSIKDSGIGIPEDKIDKIFDRFYQVDDSSKRAYSGSGIGLSLVKELVDLHEWKIYVHSRLGSGTEFIIQIPLDDNYLNDFQKFMDVNKSNDVNSTKSSEEHFVEIIESNINEIQKSEKVSNKKLEHLENSTILIVEDSEDVRIFLKDILKEDYNLIISENGERGLTEAIENLPDLIISDVMMPIMDGIEFCKNIKSDWRTAHIPVVLLTAKASIDSKIEGLETGADDYVTKPFSLRELSVRIKNLLEQRKQLREKFGKDVNFKPENITPNKADQEFLQNVMSIVEKNISNPDFDSEEFAKQIFLSRSQLHRKIQSISGQSTGEFIRAIRLKKAAGLILEKTFSVTQIAFEVGFNSPSHFTKAFKQMFECLPSEFIDKHNS is encoded by the coding sequence ATGAAATTTTTTCTTAAAATAATATCCCTTGTGTTGATTGTTGCTTCTTTTCAATATACACAAAATGAAATATTTAAATCGTTTACAGCTGAAGATGGATTGTCTAGCAGTGATATAAATTGTTTACTTCAAGATAAATCAGGATTTATCTGGATTGGAACTGATAACGGTTTAAACAGATATGATGGCGCAGAATTTAAAATCTTTAGGAATAAACAAAAAAATCTAAACAGTATTTCTGATAATAGTATTTGGTCTTTGTGCGAAGACAGAAATGGAAATATTTGGATTGGAACAAAAGGAGGCACTCTAAATAAGTATTCACCCAAATCAGAATTATTTGAACAAATTAATCTTGATGAAAATAAATTATCTGAAAACAGCGTTACAACAATACTTGAAGATGAAAACGGATTTATCTGGATTGGAACTTATTCACAGGGATTATACAGATATGATCCAAAATCTGGTGAAATAAAAAACTGGAAATATGGTCCAGGATTAATGAATATATTAAGTAACAACTACATTACATCTTTACTGCAGGATGTGGACGGGTTTATCTGGATAAGCACATATAATGGATTAAATAAAATTAATCCAAAAAAACTTTCCGATGGTTTCCAAGTATTCACTTCAAATGAATTAAACCCAAATTCTATCAGTAATAATCTTGTTTGGCGCATTAATCAATCTATCTTTGATAAAAATATATTATGGATCGGAACGGCAAATGGGCTTTGTAAATTTGATATCAAAAATCAGCGATTTTCAAGATTTCCCATAACTGCAAAAGTACCCTTACAATTTAGTAATAGTTATGCATCCATAACCGAACAAAAAATTAACGATAAAAATATTCTTTGGGCTGCTACTTATGGTGGATTATTTCGTATAGATCTAAATAATAATATATCAGAACAATTTGTAACTGATAAGAAAAACTCTAATGGATTATTGGGTAATCAGATTGATGAGTTATTAGTTGATAATTCCGGTGTTTTATGGATCGCAACTGATAAGGGTTTAAATTATCATTCTTTAAAAACACAAAAATTTAATAGCATATTTACAAGTAATATTAATTCTGCAGCATATCAAGAATTGTTATCATCAGATGTAAAGGCCATAATTAGCGAAAAAAAAGATGAATATTACTTAGCCGCTTCCGAAGGATTATTTCAACTCAAGCTTGCAAATCAAAAACCCGAATTAAGAAAATATGATGCTCTAAATAATTTAAACTTGTGGTCTTTAGAAAAAGGGGAGAACAGTGATTTGTGGATTGGTACTTATGGTAATGGATTAATTCATTTTGATCTAACAACAAAAAAATTGGAATTTATCAAAATTGAAAGTCCTACCTTTAAAACTTCGGCATTTAATTATATCAAATCATTACATATAAATAAAAATGGATTTCTTTGGATAGGATTTTGGGGTGGCGGATTAGCTTCTTTAAATACTACATCAGGTGAGTACAAAATATGGATAAAAGACGAAGACGTTAAAAACAGTTTAAGTTTTAACGATGTTTGGGCTTTGCATGAAGACAAACTTGGAAGATTGTGGATCGGTACAAATGGGGGCGGTTTAAATCTTTTTATCCCTAAAAATGGTGGTGAATTTATTTATTGGAAATCAAGTCCAGAAAAATCCAACACATTAATTAATAATTCGATTTTATCTATAAGTGAAATAGATTCCAAAATCAGTTCTGAAACAATTCTTTTGTTAGGTACAGAAAATGGATTGAGCAAGGTTATCATCAATAATGAAAATGATGATAAATATAATCCAAATTTAATTTTTGATAATTTTCCAGAAACTGATCTCTTAACTGATATACCAATAAATGGTCTATTACAAGATGAGAAGGGTTATTTATGGTTAGCTGGTAATAGTGGTTTAATGCGTTTCGATCCACAGACTAAGGCTACAACTAAGTTTGGAAGCGCTGATGGATTAGCGAGTAATATTTTTAATTCCGGTTCATTTTATAAATCACAAAAAGGACTAATGTTATTTGGATCAGCAAAAGGTCCATTAATTTTTAATCCATCGGAAATAGGTCTTTCAAATTATCAACCAAAAATTATTTTCACAGATTTTCTATTACTTAATCAAAGTGTAATTCCGGGAAATAACTCTCCAATAAAAACTAGTATTGCTTTTGCAAAAGAAATTAATCTATCCTACGACCAAAACGTTGTTACATTAAAATTCGCATCAACCGATTATAATGCATCGGAGCAGATTCAATTTTTATACAAGCTTGAAGGGTTTGATAAGGATTGGGTAACTGCAGGTGTTAATAGATCAGCAACTTATACAAATCTAAATCCGGGTTCTTACACATTCAAAGTAAAAGGTACAAACAGCGATGGAATATGGAGTAATCAAGAAGCAGAGTTATATATTGAAATATCTCCACCAATGTGGAAAACAAATTGGGCGTACTTATTATACATTATTTTGATTTTTATTGGCCTATATGTTATTAGAACATTTGAAATGAGCAGAACAAAATTACGAAATGAACTCAGGGTAAAAGATTTAGAAGCAAAAAAGATTCGTGAAATAGAGATTATGAAATCCAGATTTTTCGCAAATCTTTCTCATGAGTTTAGAACTCCATTGATGTTGATTAAAGGTCCAGTGGAACAGCTTTTAAGTGGAAGAATAGTAAATCAAAAAGAGCAGATAAAACTAATTCAGAGAAATAGCGAGCAATTGCAACATCTTATTGACCAGTTATTAGAGCTCTCACAGCTTGAGGCTGCATCAATTCCATTAAAAGCTAAGAAAGGAAATTTGGTTTCCATTGTGCGTGGAATTTCTTTTTCATTCTCTAGTTTAGCAGAAAACAAAAATATTACTTTAAAGTTTCACTCTGTTAAAGATGAAATTATTACCTGGATTGATTCTGACAAAATTGAAAAGATTTTAAATAATATATTATCTAACGCTTTTAAATTTACACCAGATAACGGAACAATAAATATAGAAATTGTAAACACATCAATTGATAATCTTGATTATACTACTGTTTCGATAAAAGATTCTGGAATTGGGATTCCTGAAGATAAAATTGATAAAATATTTGATAGATTTTATCAGGTTGATGATTCATCTAAACGCGCCTACAGTGGTTCCGGAATTGGTTTATCATTAGTTAAAGAACTTGTCGATCTGCACGAATGGAAAATATATGTACATAGCAGATTAGGATCGGGAACAGAATTTATTATTCAAATTCCATTGGATGACAATTATTTGAATGATTTTCAAAAATTTATGGATGTTAATAAATCCAACGACGTAAATAGCACAAAATCATCGGAAGAACATTTTGTTGAAATAATCGAATCAAATATTAATGAAATTCAAAAGTCAGAAAAGGTAAGCAATAAAAAGTTAGAACATCTCGAAAATTCAACAATATTAATCGTAGAAGATTCTGAAGATGTGAGAATTTTTTTGAAAGATATTTTAAAGGAAGATTATAATCTAATCATCTCTGAAAACGGCGAAAGAGGATTAACTGAAGCAATTGAAAATCTTCCTGACTTGATTATTAGTGATGTGATGATGCCGATAATGGATGGAATAGAATTCTGTAAAAACATTAAATCCGATTGGCGAACCGCTCATATTCCAGTTGTTTTGCTAACAGCTAAAGCATCAATTGATAGTAAGATTGAAGGATTAGAAACCGGCGCCGATGATTATGTGACAAAACCTTTTAGTTTGAGGGAATTATCTGTAAGGATTAAAAATCTTTTAGAACAAAGGAAGCAATTGCGAGAAAAGTTTGGTAAAGATGTAAACTTTAAACCAGAAAATATTACTCCAAATAAAGCAGATCAAGAATTTTTACAAAATGTAATGAGCATTGTAGAAAAAAATATCTCAAATCCCGATTTTGATTCTGAGGAATTTGCAAAACAAATATTTTTAAGTCGTAGCCAATTACATAGAAAAATACAATCAATTTCAGGGCAGTCTACCGGAGAATTTATTCGTGCAATAAGACTTAAAAAAGCTGCTGGATTGATACTAGAAAAGACATTTTCAGTAACCCAAATCGCATTTGAAGTTGGATTTAATAGTCCATCGCACTTCACAAAAGCGTTCAAACAGATGTTTGAATGCTTGCCATCCGAATTTATAGATAAACACAACTCTTAG
- a CDS encoding T9SS type A sorting domain-containing protein yields MNLSNAPNPFISVWVKKANSGSGYIAIEASNDGGSTWTRLKEPNFNGANYTNVVASLSNYRQANISIRIGGYSPSGDTYYFDDITIADSTGWTGIEDFAGITPTDFELSQNYPNPFNPSTTIRYAVPNESKVSISVFNLLGQEVATLVNDIQSAGYHEVEFNASELSSGVYLYRINAVSSVGSKEFTSTKKFVLLK; encoded by the coding sequence ATGAATCTTTCAAACGCACCAAATCCTTTTATTTCTGTATGGGTAAAAAAAGCGAATAGTGGAAGCGGTTACATTGCAATAGAGGCCTCCAACGATGGCGGATCAACCTGGACTAGATTAAAAGAACCTAATTTTAATGGTGCAAATTATACAAATGTTGTTGCATCCTTATCAAACTATCGTCAGGCAAACATATCCATAAGAATAGGTGGATACTCCCCATCTGGTGATACATATTATTTTGATGATATTACTATAGCAGATTCCACAGGCTGGACCGGAATTGAAGACTTTGCTGGTATAACACCAACTGATTTTGAATTAAGTCAGAATTATCCAAATCCATTCAATCCAAGTACAACTATTCGTTATGCCGTACCTAATGAAAGCAAAGTCTCTATTTCTGTATTTAATTTATTAGGTCAAGAAGTTGCAACATTAGTAAATGATATTCAATCAGCAGGATATCATGAAGTTGAATTCAATGCATCTGAATTGTCTTCAGGTGTGTATCTATACAGAATTAATGCTGTTTCATCTGTTGGTTCAAAAGAATTTACAAGCACTAAAAAGTTTGTGCTTCTCAAATAA
- a CDS encoding T9SS type A sorting domain-containing protein — MSSNYGADWTAFPAESEQLPFLADVNCILERSNSTNYFVGTERGVFVLPQFYPLSTWIARNTGLPSAETKVRAIVENNGEIFIGTNSGVFQLNGFDWTEKSSGLTNTNITALNTIDTLLIAGTSQGSVGGVYISSDNGNNWTLSLNDPWVTSILVIGSNIFVGSFGNGVLRSTNRGNTWTQINDGLASGAYYVLSLGNDSQYLFAGTNGSNIWRRFLSQVVTDISEENNTQPSEFSLKQNYPNPFNPSTKIRYSILQQGNVTLKVYDALGNEVAKIVDEFKSAGSYEIDFNASNLTSGVYFYKIQVGDFVSTKKMILIK; from the coding sequence ATGTCCTCAAATTATGGTGCGGATTGGACAGCTTTCCCCGCTGAATCGGAGCAACTCCCATTTTTGGCTGATGTTAATTGTATTCTTGAACGAAGCAATAGTACAAATTATTTTGTCGGAACTGAACGAGGCGTGTTCGTGCTTCCACAATTTTACCCTCTATCTACCTGGATTGCTAGAAACACTGGATTGCCTTCAGCAGAAACAAAAGTTAGAGCTATTGTTGAGAATAATGGTGAAATATTTATTGGAACAAATAGCGGAGTATTTCAACTGAATGGTTTTGATTGGACTGAAAAAAGTTCAGGACTAACGAATACAAATATTACTGCTCTTAACACTATTGATACTCTTTTAATCGCAGGTACAAGCCAGGGTTCAGTTGGAGGTGTATACATTTCATCTGACAACGGAAATAACTGGACACTTTCGCTAAATGATCCTTGGGTTACTTCAATTTTAGTTATCGGCTCAAATATTTTTGTTGGAAGTTTTGGCAACGGTGTTTTGCGCTCCACAAATAGAGGTAATACCTGGACTCAGATTAATGATGGGTTAGCCAGCGGTGCATATTATGTACTGTCATTAGGGAATGATAGCCAGTACTTGTTTGCTGGCACAAATGGTTCCAATATCTGGCGCCGTTTTTTATCCCAGGTTGTAACTGATATCAGTGAAGAAAATAATACACAACCTTCAGAATTTTCACTAAAACAAAACTATCCTAATCCGTTTAATCCAAGTACAAAAATACGCTACTCAATTCTCCAACAAGGTAATGTAACATTAAAAGTTTACGATGCGCTTGGTAACGAAGTTGCAAAAATTGTTGACGAATTCAAATCTGCAGGAAGTTATGAGATTGATTTTAACGCATCAAATCTAACTAGCGGTGTATATTTCTATAAAATTCAGGTTGGCGATTTTGTATCAACAAAAAAAATGATATTAATAAAATAA
- a CDS encoding tail fiber domain-containing protein: MKSIKLFIFAFLLLVINILPQNIEAKLGAAGVFSIKSNGNAPVFQVSGDEGNVNIGYSINLANTTNYNTGVIYKGANRFIHDKGTDNIFIGNNSGNFFFNTFLSKGNTAVGSNTLLELTTGTENSSFGLNSLQSNTDGGFNCAFGSHTLTPNTTGSFNSAFGYSALRSNTTSSFNSAFGLGSLFSNSTGISNSAFGTHSLFSNTSGNRNTAIGDSAGRNMFSGSNNIFIGYNSQPSSSSVSNEITLGNNLITTIRANVTSITSLSDVRDKKNIKDLSLGLEFLMKIHPREFNWDKREWYSDGKSDGSKMQDLPTAGFIAQELDMVQTESEAEWLKLVLKENPDRIEASAGNLFPIVVKAVQELKKEKDSEIAQLKSENVLLKKELETLKELQLRLAKLEQVLTNSDAKFSSNITE; this comes from the coding sequence ATGAAATCAATTAAACTATTTATATTCGCATTTTTATTATTAGTAATTAATATTTTACCCCAGAACATTGAAGCAAAACTTGGTGCTGCTGGAGTATTCAGCATCAAAAGCAATGGCAATGCTCCTGTATTTCAAGTTTCCGGTGACGAAGGTAATGTGAATATTGGTTATTCAATAAATTTAGCCAATACAACTAATTATAATACAGGAGTAATATATAAGGGTGCAAATAGATTTATACACGATAAAGGTACGGACAATATTTTTATTGGTAATAATTCCGGAAATTTCTTTTTTAATACTTTCCTTTCAAAAGGAAACACAGCAGTTGGTTCAAACACTCTATTAGAGCTTACTACTGGAACTGAAAATTCATCCTTTGGATTAAACTCCCTACAGAGTAATACAGACGGGGGATTTAATTGTGCATTTGGTTCACATACATTAACGCCAAATACTACCGGTTCATTTAATTCCGCATTTGGTTACAGTGCTTTAAGAAGCAATACAACATCCAGTTTTAATTCTGCTTTTGGTTTAGGATCATTATTTAGTAACTCAACAGGCATATCAAATTCAGCGTTTGGCACTCACTCTTTATTTTCTAATACTAGTGGAAATAGAAACACTGCTATTGGAGATTCTGCTGGGCGTAACATGTTTTCAGGTTCAAATAATATATTTATAGGATACAATTCTCAACCAAGTTCAAGTTCTGTATCAAATGAAATAACTTTGGGTAATAATCTAATTACAACAATTCGCGCAAATGTTACTTCAATAACTTCACTATCTGATGTTCGTGATAAAAAGAATATAAAAGATTTATCACTCGGATTAGAATTTTTGATGAAAATTCACCCACGAGAATTTAATTGGGATAAAAGAGAATGGTATTCAGACGGAAAATCTGATGGAAGTAAAATGCAAGATTTACCTACCGCTGGATTCATTGCGCAAGAACTTGATATGGTTCAAACGGAATCAGAGGCTGAATGGTTAAAGCTAGTATTAAAAGAAAATCCAGATAGGATTGAAGCATCTGCTGGAAATTTATTTCCTATAGTTGTTAAAGCTGTGCAAGAATTGAAAAAAGAAAAAGATTCTGAAATCGCTCAATTAAAATCTGAAAATGTTTTATTAAAAAAAGAATTAGAAACATTAAAAGAGCTACAATTACGGTTAGCAAAACTAGAACAGGTGTTAACTAATTCGGATGCGAAATTTTCCAGTAACATTACTGAATAA
- a CDS encoding T9SS type A sorting domain-containing protein, producing the protein MKIKLLILMLLSIITIEAQSILIVGSEAILNISATADICSDSLSGNITGDGSFCGNPTAVKSELMENIPTIFSLEQNYPNPFNPSTKISWQSPVNLYQTLKVYDMLGNEVATLINEEKPAGIYEIDFNASQLSSGVYLYKLQAGEFKSTKKMILMK; encoded by the coding sequence ATGAAAATAAAACTATTAATATTAATGCTACTAAGCATAATAACTATAGAAGCTCAAAGCATCCTGATTGTTGGTTCCGAAGCCATTCTAAATATTTCTGCTACTGCAGATATTTGTTCGGATAGTTTATCTGGTAATATTACAGGAGACGGATCATTTTGTGGAAATCCTACAGCTGTTAAAAGTGAATTGATGGAAAATATCCCGACAATATTTTCACTCGAACAAAATTATCCAAATCCTTTTAACCCAAGTACAAAGATCAGCTGGCAATCACCTGTAAACCTTTATCAGACTTTGAAAGTTTATGATATGCTTGGTAATGAAGTAGCAACACTAATTAACGAAGAAAAACCTGCAGGAATTTATGAAATTGATTTTAATGCATCACAGTTATCGAGTGGAGTTTATCTGTATAAGCTTCAAGCTGGTGAATTTAAATCAACTAAAAAAATGATTTTAATGAAATAA